In Streptomyces sp. NBC_00224, the following are encoded in one genomic region:
- a CDS encoding cold-shock protein, translating into MAAGTVKWFNAEKGFGFIEQEGGGPDVFAHYSNIAAQGFRELQEGQKVTFDIAQGQKGPTAENIVPA; encoded by the coding sequence ATGGCTGCTGGTACCGTGAAGTGGTTCAACGCGGAAAAGGGCTTCGGCTTCATCGAGCAGGAGGGTGGCGGCCCGGACGTGTTCGCCCACTACTCGAACATCGCCGCCCAGGGCTTCCGCGAGCTCCAGGAAGGTCAGAAGGTGACCTTCGACATCGCGCAGGGCCAGAAGGGCCCGACGGCCGAGAACATCGTTCCCGCCTGA
- a CDS encoding DEAD/DEAH box helicase: protein MNRTRTNDRFPRARTGTHSPTRSGPRSGYGRRPSAPQGEFAPPQTLTPALPAVEAFADLALPRPLLAALSTQGVTVPFPIQAATLPNSLAGRDVLGRGRTGSGKTLAFGLALLARTAGQRAEPRQPLALVLVPTRELAQQVTDALTPYARSLKLRLATVVGGMSIGRQAGALRSGAEVVVATPGRLKDLIERGDCRLNQVGITVLDEADQMADMGFMPQVTALLDQVRPEGQRMLFSATLDRNVDLLVRRYLTDPVVHSVDPSAGAVTTMEHHVLHVHGADKHQATTEIAARDGRVLMFLDTKHAVDRLTEHLLSSGVRAAALHGGKSQPQRTRTLARFKTGHVTVLVATNVAARGIHVDDLDLVVNVDPPADHKDYLHRGGRTARAGASGSVVTLVTPNQRRDMSRLMATAGIVPQTTQVRSGDAELTRITGAQAPSGIPVTITAPVAERPRAAASSRGRRSRTGQDRRVRGTGAGQRRPGAEAAA from the coding sequence TTGAACCGCACACGCACGAACGACCGTTTTCCCCGCGCACGCACCGGTACGCACTCCCCGACGCGCAGCGGCCCGCGCTCCGGCTACGGCCGCCGCCCCTCCGCCCCGCAGGGCGAGTTCGCGCCGCCCCAGACGCTCACCCCCGCACTCCCGGCCGTCGAGGCCTTCGCCGACCTGGCGCTGCCGCGCCCGCTCCTGGCGGCGCTGAGCACGCAGGGCGTCACCGTGCCGTTCCCGATCCAGGCGGCCACCCTGCCGAACTCCCTCGCGGGCCGTGACGTACTGGGCCGGGGCCGCACCGGCTCGGGCAAGACCCTCGCCTTCGGCCTCGCACTCCTGGCCCGTACGGCAGGACAGCGCGCCGAGCCCCGTCAGCCGCTGGCACTCGTCCTCGTCCCGACGCGCGAGCTCGCGCAGCAGGTCACCGACGCGCTCACGCCGTACGCCCGGTCGCTGAAGCTGCGCCTCGCCACCGTCGTCGGCGGGATGTCGATCGGCAGGCAGGCGGGCGCGCTGCGCTCGGGCGCCGAGGTCGTCGTGGCGACGCCCGGCCGCCTCAAGGACCTCATCGAGCGCGGCGACTGCCGGCTGAACCAGGTCGGCATCACCGTCCTGGACGAGGCCGACCAGATGGCCGACATGGGCTTCATGCCCCAGGTGACCGCGCTCCTGGACCAGGTGCGCCCCGAGGGCCAGCGGATGCTGTTCTCGGCCACCCTGGACCGCAACGTGGACCTGCTGGTCCGCCGCTACCTCACGGACCCGGTGGTCCACTCCGTCGACCCCTCGGCGGGCGCGGTCACCACGATGGAGCACCACGTGCTCCACGTCCACGGCGCCGACAAGCACCAAGCGACCACCGAGATCGCGGCCCGCGACGGCCGGGTGCTGATGTTCCTGGACACCAAGCACGCCGTCGACCGGCTGACCGAGCACCTGCTCAGCAGCGGCGTACGGGCGGCCGCGCTGCACGGCGGCAAGTCCCAGCCGCAGCGCACCCGGACCCTGGCCCGGTTCAAGACCGGCCATGTGACGGTACTGGTGGCCACCAACGTCGCGGCCCGCGGCATCCACGTCGACGACCTCGACCTGGTCGTCAACGTCGATCCGCCCGCCGACCACAAGGACTACCTGCACCGCGGCGGCCGCACCGCCCGCGCGGGTGCCTCCGGCAGCGTCGTCACCCTGGTGACGCCCAACCAGCGCCGCGACATGAGCCGCCTGATGGCCACGGCCGGGATCGTCCCCCAGACCACCCAAGTACGCTCCGGCGACGCGGAGTTGACCCGCATCACCGGCGCCCAGGCCCCCTCGGGCATCCCGGTCACGATCACCGCCCCGGTGGCGGAGCGCCCCCGCGCCGCCGCTTCTTCGCGCGGGCGCCGCAGCCGTACGGGCCAGGACCGGCGCGTACGCGGTACGGGGGCGGGGCAGCGCAGGCCCGGCGCGGAGGCGGCGGCGTAA
- a CDS encoding SCO5918 family protein, translating into MRCVIARFPFDLTKSGVEASMKGVKPQPVEGESVLIGRRRYPVKQVGEVITRQDRRDFSAWEVIRAMTLLGFTCRVAPEEMPARELTPLQTASALLGASTPA; encoded by the coding sequence ATGCGTTGCGTCATCGCCCGTTTCCCGTTCGACCTCACCAAGAGCGGGGTGGAGGCCTCGATGAAGGGCGTCAAGCCCCAGCCCGTCGAAGGCGAGTCCGTGCTCATCGGCCGCCGCCGCTACCCCGTCAAGCAGGTCGGCGAGGTCATCACGCGCCAGGACCGCCGCGACTTCAGCGCCTGGGAGGTCATCCGCGCGATGACCCTCCTCGGCTTCACGTGCCGCGTCGCCCCCGAGGAGATGCCCGCCCGCGAGCTGACGCCGCTCCAGACGGCGTCGGCACTGCTGGGCGCGTCCACGCCCGCGTAA
- a CDS encoding MerR family transcriptional regulator → MTAENPLGDRLDDDDYPAYTMGRAAEMLGTTPAFLRALGEARLITPLRSEGGHRRYSRYQLRIAARARELVDQGTPVEAACRIVILEDQLEEAQRINEGYRRAAAEKNDGPSDSP, encoded by the coding sequence GTGACAGCAGAGAATCCGCTCGGCGACCGTCTGGACGACGACGACTACCCGGCCTACACCATGGGCCGGGCCGCCGAAATGCTCGGCACCACCCCCGCCTTCCTGCGGGCCCTGGGCGAGGCACGCCTGATCACCCCCCTGCGCTCGGAGGGCGGCCACCGCCGCTACTCCCGCTACCAGCTCCGCATCGCCGCCCGCGCCCGCGAACTCGTCGACCAGGGCACCCCCGTCGAGGCCGCCTGCCGCATCGTCATCCTCGAAGACCAGCTGGAGGAAGCGCAGCGGATCAACGAGGGATACCGCCGCGCGGCGGCCGAGAAGAACGACGGGCCGAGCGACTCACCCTGA
- a CDS encoding helix-turn-helix domain-containing protein, producing MARDTERPLRADAQRNRDKILAAAVRVFTEEGLNAHFERIAKEAGVGTGTLYRNFPTREALIEAAYRNEVARLCDAVPELLAAAPPHEALRTWMGRFVDYATAKLGMADALRSVVASGGDPYGRSRDMIQDALTTLMEAGTDTGAFRSDIRPTDMFAALAGIALTSAAPDQRGQAERLLDLTMDGLTRVGGA from the coding sequence ATGGCACGGGATACGGAACGCCCCCTGCGCGCCGACGCGCAGCGCAACCGGGACAAGATCCTGGCCGCAGCGGTGCGCGTGTTCACCGAGGAGGGGCTGAACGCCCACTTCGAGCGCATCGCGAAAGAGGCGGGCGTGGGCACCGGCACGCTCTACCGCAACTTCCCGACCCGGGAAGCCCTGATCGAGGCGGCGTACCGCAACGAGGTGGCCCGTCTGTGCGACGCCGTCCCCGAACTGCTCGCGGCGGCGCCCCCGCACGAGGCTCTGCGTACGTGGATGGGCCGCTTCGTCGACTACGCCACCGCCAAACTCGGCATGGCCGACGCCCTGCGCTCCGTCGTCGCCTCGGGCGGCGATCCGTACGGGCGCAGCCGCGACATGATCCAGGACGCCCTCACCACGCTCATGGAAGCGGGTACGGACACCGGCGCCTTCCGCTCCGACATCCGGCCCACCGACATGTTCGCCGCCCTCGCCGGGATCGCCCTCACCTCGGCGGCCCCGGACCAACGAGGCCAGGCAGAGCGCCTTCTCGACCTCACGATGGACGGGCTGACCCGCGTCGGGGGTGCGTAG
- a CDS encoding SDR family oxidoreductase: MEGIAGKVVAITGASSGIGEATALLLAERGAKVVLGARRPDRLEALAARIEKAGGQAVWARMDVKHRADLTALVDLARTRYGRLDVLVSNAGVGLISPIDDLRVEDWEEMIDVNFKGVLYGIAAALPVFRQQGFGHFVNTVSTAGLRVVPLQGVYAATKNAVRTLSEGLRQEAGADLRVTVVSPGVTRTEFTDPMAPEMKARILDSMGDIAIPPEAIARAIAFAVEQPASVDVGDIVVRPTAQN; this comes from the coding sequence ATCGAGGGCATCGCGGGCAAGGTCGTCGCGATCACCGGTGCCAGCAGCGGGATCGGCGAGGCCACCGCGCTGCTGCTGGCCGAGCGCGGCGCGAAAGTCGTCCTCGGCGCCCGCCGCCCGGACCGCCTGGAGGCGCTGGCCGCCCGTATCGAGAAGGCCGGCGGCCAGGCCGTCTGGGCCCGTATGGACGTGAAGCACCGTGCCGACCTGACCGCCCTGGTCGACCTGGCCCGTACCCGCTACGGCAGGCTCGACGTCCTCGTCAGCAACGCCGGGGTCGGCCTGATCTCGCCCATCGACGACCTGCGCGTCGAGGACTGGGAGGAGATGATCGACGTCAACTTCAAAGGCGTCCTGTACGGGATCGCCGCCGCCCTGCCCGTCTTCCGCCAACAGGGCTTCGGACACTTCGTCAACACCGTCTCCACGGCGGGACTTCGCGTCGTGCCGCTGCAAGGTGTGTACGCCGCCACCAAGAACGCCGTACGCACCCTCTCCGAAGGCCTGCGCCAGGAGGCCGGTGCCGACCTGCGGGTGACCGTGGTCTCCCCGGGCGTGACGCGTACGGAGTTCACGGACCCCATGGCGCCGGAGATGAAGGCGCGGATCCTCGACAGCATGGGCGACATCGCGATCCCGCCGGAGGCCATCGCGCGCGCGATCGCGTTCGCGGTCGAGCAGCCGGCGAGTGTCGACGTGGGGGACATCGTCGTACGCCCCACGGCGCAGAACTAG
- a CDS encoding DinB family protein — MVTHVPAEARGDERGALLAFIEAQRGGLRRTVLGLTEEQAASRPSASELSLSGLLKHVAECELSWLRMAQERPNEKQREESTWHESFKLVGDETVPQMLAFWDAIAKQTEEFIHSVPSLDDTFPLPQAPWFPKDGRVSMRWMLLHLIEEIGRHAGHADIVRESLDGKTAFELVALANA; from the coding sequence ATGGTCACTCACGTACCCGCAGAGGCACGCGGCGACGAGCGCGGCGCGCTCCTGGCGTTCATCGAGGCCCAGCGCGGCGGGCTGCGGCGCACGGTGCTCGGTCTCACCGAGGAGCAGGCCGCGAGCCGTCCCAGCGCCAGTGAGCTCTCGTTGTCCGGGCTGCTCAAGCACGTGGCGGAGTGCGAGCTGAGCTGGCTGCGCATGGCACAGGAGCGGCCGAACGAGAAGCAGCGCGAGGAGTCGACCTGGCACGAGAGCTTCAAGCTGGTCGGCGACGAGACGGTGCCGCAGATGCTGGCGTTCTGGGACGCGATCGCCAAGCAGACCGAGGAGTTCATCCACTCCGTGCCGTCCCTGGATGACACCTTCCCGCTGCCCCAGGCGCCGTGGTTCCCGAAGGACGGCCGGGTCTCGATGCGCTGGATGCTGCTGCACCTGATCGAGGAGATCGGCCGGCACGCCGGGCACGCGGACATCGTCCGCGAGTCCCTCGACGGCAAGACGGCCTTCGAACTGGTGGCACTCGCGAACGCGTGA